The DNA window gcaagcatctccaaacccccccccccaacaaacaaacaaaaaaacaaaccaaaaaaaaaacaaataaatgtaaaaaaattttttaaattacattaaaaaagggGGAGTTGTTGTATGGTAAGGATCattgaccgcaatttaaccaaatacaaagtatttgtttaatttccatttattaatttgtgtgtgtgtgtgtgtgtgtgtgagagagagagagagatttctctctggtgtttgttgtctttttggactcttttatcatttgtaatgttgctccattttaaaacagttcagcagaAGCCCAGACAtctttagggtcatgattgaggacaatgtcccgtccagagacaagcagTTTCAGGTTGAGggtttgttcaaaccgaccatcaaaaataccctctctaatgaatatgttttttttattggttgctgcattaaatcttacccagatagtgctattttctgattggctattgtgtagcctctttttttgattggctgataagcagaggtggcaaaagtaaacacatcctttactcaagtagaagtacagatactcatttttttaaaagactccaataaaagtagaagtagtggctacactcttttactcaagttaaagtaaagaagtatggggtctgacatgtacttaagtaaaaagtagccgttactactacctgtttggtaactggacgtcatgttttattcatatgtatatatgtgtgtgtgtgtgtgtgtgtgtgtgtgtgtgtatatgaatatataattttggagtgtgctgatggatatttgtcttcatcagccacaagagtggtACGAAAgacaggcactgatgtaggtgaggtagggtggagtcagcgtttacattcatcccaaaggtgttcagtagggatgagatcagaaaacaaccacatatactgtagcaggaaaggtcaggtgacccaatacttttggaaatataatgtataccaagtgtatcaccaaggccatatcccaaactgtagggagatttcagctctgtccttgaaaacaactcaaaattattgtgatgttttacaaatgacaaaattaatggtaattaaattaagcacttcgtgttttttgggttgacaccaggggcggttctagcatttcatctttaggggttttagccctcaatgagaatttaaaacaagaagagttctatattatatattatatgacaactctggtaataagaatagtgacatttcactgcttttggttgccgtctttgcgtctttccgccgattaacgttatagataaatgcatccagctctgactgcgcgtgcacgctgcgcgtacctgtgcaaagtaaaaaaaaaaacctcttttggatcaaactgataaataattttctttcccatcgacgacatgttctgcattttaacgtgatttttattgtttatttatgaaagtaaaaattatacttatagttttaaaaaagggctagaaccgcccctggatgacacaattcgcaacgcattcaccaggaatcctttttgacgccgattattacaaacatctccctcatatatggccatgtgtgttcaggaatgtcctcgttgttagttattttaacatcggtgactccctctgaatgaacattagccattccttttgtaggcgtgctgctcattgttagctccgctatccttagtctatgtctgatagccagtaaataatacagtacaccagtcacatggggaaaaagccacacaatgacaggatgataggctggaaacagcactcaatgagaagaaataatactaaaagtaacgagtccgttttgaaaatgtaagaagtaaaaagtacagatatttgtataaaaatgtaatgagtaaaagtaaaaagttgtccgaaagataaatagtggagtaaagtactgataccagaaaaatgtacttaagtacagtaacgaagtatttttactccgttacttcccacctctgctgaTAAGTCTatggctcgactaagagctccaggtgATGCGCATGATTCCTCCTCGGTTctatagagacagcggtgtgtactgatacattttgggtgctgcggcatattaaatatataataaatagataaaaagtttttctgcgtgagaaatacgatgtgagAAAAGACTgacatgcgtgactgtcactctcaatgcgtgacacttgacagccctgtaacAGGGTTGTGTATTCTGCTCAGTTGGTGTGCTAATTTTTGCTCCAGTTAGTCTGTCTGTAGGCCCTTCTAATCAAATTCCATCACTTCCTACTGGTCAGTGAGTTGGCTCCAGTGGTTGAACAGTTGAGAAATTTGTGTGTACCAAAAGATCAAAAATTAAGGCTTGCTATGCCAAGGACGAAGCGcaagtatttattcattcccATCGATTGTCAGTGACTGAGCAAGCGTTTTGTTTGTTCCATCATTTAGAGGGAGAAGCCCAGGAAGAAATTCGCTATTGTGCCACCATAGAGTGTGAAGATCCCACAAAAGGTTTTTGAGAGAATTGTATGGTTGCTCCCAGTCCTATGTTGCCCTGCAAGAGGCTTTTTTCTAAGAGGCAGCAGGAGGGGGAGACTCTAAGAGTTTTCTCTTGCCCTCCTGAGCCTTCTGGAAAGAATCAGGTCCCCAATGTCATTCCATGTTCTGAGGTGATATTGAGGGACCAATTTGTTGAATATGTCTCAAATAGTGCCGTACGATGTGAGTTGAAACAATTAGTCTGTCACCTTACTCGATATTATTAGAAGTTTGTGGTGAGGCCATTAGATGGGATCGGGAGGGGATGCCATGTGGGACAAGAGTGCAAATCATTCTGCTCCTGAGGCACATGGTTTTCAGTACGGTGGGCATATCCAGTCAAGTGGAGGTAGTTTACATTGGCAGTCTGAGAAGAGTGAGCTAAGGGAGATGTTAAAATCGCACTAGGTACAGTTGAGTAAAGTGTTGTGCGGTTGCAGTGAGTTTATTACCATCCTATCCTTATTACCATCCTAGCCTGCTCATAAGGGCCTGGTTATTTTTAGAAGGTGTCAGAAGCCTGGTTATTTTGCTATGGAGTGTGAGGAAGAGTGCGTTCTTCCTCACCCTCCCATGTACTTTTGTATTTGGATGACATTGTAATGTTCTCCACCCCTGTTTCTCAGCACTTAGGGAGGATAGAGGTTGTTTTAAGTTGCTTAGAGCAGGAAGGCCTGATGGTTAAATTAGGGAAATGCGCGTTCTTCCACAAGAGGTGAAATACCTAGGTCATGTTATTTCGTCCCAGGATTTTGCAACAGATACTGCTAAGATTGATGCTGTAATGCAGCGGCAACAGCCTGACAATGTCCAAGAACTGCGTTCTTTTCCTGGTTTTGCCAGCTATTATCACCGATTTTTTGAGGGCTTTGCCAAGTTGGCTGCTCCATTACATAGGATGGTTGGGGAGTTTGCAGGTGGTCTGAACAAGCCTAGGAAACAGTTGGGCCAAAGTTTTCATGAAGATATTTTAGGAGATCTTTGCTGCGTTGAAGCAAAGACTCACAGGTACCTCTACTCCAGTATTAGCGTATGCTGATTTCTccaagcttttttttcctggagGTAAATGCTAGCCACCAAGGTTTGGGGGCTGTCCTCTCACAAGAACAGCAATGTAAGGTGATCCCAGTGGCTTATGCAAGTCATAGTCTTAAGCCCACGGAGTGCAATATGTCCAACTCTAGTTCCATGAAGTTGGAGTTTTTGGCACTTAAGTGGGCAATGACCGAGACGTTTCGTGAGTACCTCTTGGGTAACAAATACATTGTGTTTAGAGACAACAACTCTGAGCCATCTTATGTCTGCCAAGCTTGCTGCTACTGAGCAACGGTGGGCCACCCAGCTGGCTGCAGTTGATTTTGATTTTCAGTATCATTCCGGTAAGAGTAATTGCAACGCTGATGCACTTTCTTGGCTGAATCCACCTGATTCTAGTGTGTTGGGTAGGTTGACTTCAGGTACTGCAATGTTGGCACCCATGAGGCAGTGGGCAGGATCAGACCCTGCATGAGTGGTGACTCAGTGTGCAATTAAGGAGGTCTTGGTTTGTTGGCCCCGTAAAGTTCATCACACTAATAATCCGAGTGAAAAAATCATTCTATGTTGTAAACTTAAAACTATCAATAATGTTGTTTTTCATAAGTAAATCATGTTATAAATGTAGAGACAGATGTGGAGTCTTTCAGTGATATTGGAACAAAATGTAAAACCTTATTTTACAGTGTTAGAGCTTCTGTTAAAGGTCTGTGTAAAAGTTACAGAAATACAGCAACTCACTGAGGCTGTTCATGAtcttaaataccttttttttttattgttctccTTCTTTGATTTACATAGATTACATCATCAAAAAAGTTAAGATCAAGATTAACAATCagagaaattaataataatgtgaatattttaaaggattTTCATTTTTGAGAATTAAAACAAATAGATGCATTAAAATAGTGTAATCTTTTCACAATTTATAGAAGTTAGATATAAACATGTAATATTGTAGGGTGACCAGTTCTACAAAATATTACCCATGAATACATTTCACTGGTTTGCTTCATCTTCatccttttcttctttgttttcctCTTTCAACTCTCTTTTCAATTTAATCACTTTCTCCTTTGCTTCCATTCAGCATTCCAACCTTTGTCCTTTAAGAGACCTCTGTTCCAATCAAATTCACATTCCTCGATAGCTTCTTTAAGTCGCTCTGTGGGGATTTTCAGGGCTTTAGGTTTTGGTAGATGAAAAACTAAACTAACCTGATCCCAGACATAAGACACATGAGGAATCGGACTTTGTACTTCTCCTGAAACAAATTGATAGCAGTGTTTTTTACAAATGGCTTGTGCTTTCCAGATGATCTTCCCATCCTGATAACGAACCCACTCACTCGCTTCAATAAGTGGATATTCTCTAAAACGCTCGTTATCCTCAGGACTGTGAATCAGCACAGTGTACTCAATCTCCTTTTTGTAAGTGTTGGTCTCGTACATCCTGAGAACCGGCTCTTCTCCCCCACAGTTCTGTTCTTTGTACCACTTCATCAGATCAGTGAGGGGAAACGTGAAGCGATAATTGCCGTAGCAGGATTTCTCTAGTTGAAAGATAGGTGATGTGGTGAACTTCTCCAGGAACGGCTTCTGTTCTGTTAACTCTAGTGCTTGTTTTAGAAAATTAGTCTTCATGTAGCCTGTCTCTGCTGCTCTTATCTCCTCTTCTTTAATTTTTAAGTCCCACCATAAGAACTCAATATTAGGAGGTCTGAACTGCTCAGACTCCATTATCCCCTTGTATCCTGTCTCTGCAGTAACATGGGCTACATCTGAAACCCCAAATACAACTGGAGTTGGGTAGGGTGGGATCTCCCTCATTAAGTACTTCATCATGTGATCCTGAGGGATAACGACCTCCATTCgctctttcagtctctctaaACTCACATGCTGCCCAGTGATGTAGTTCTCATCTATTCCACGTGAATTCGTTCTTTGTTGGATGTTAAACTACAAAGATACACAACATTCActgtaaaaattatttatacaaaCACAATATTTTTCACTTGTGATCTCAGTATTAACAGTATATGGAATATagcatatatgtttattatattatctaaagtatatataaaatagtttcTACATTTAATCgcatttaaaaaagttaaattggttgttttttgtttttgtaatttagATCATACCTCTTGCACTGGATTTGCATTTGCCATTTTTCAGAGTGTGGATGAGATGACCAGGTGAAGTGAATGATGACTGTCATTGTATCAGAACTGTCTTTATATCTTATGTTCTGTTCCCTCCCATAAATTACAGACATTCTTTGTAAATGGAAACTTACGGACTGTGATGAGGTAAAGCTTGTGGAATTATACAGTAGTAGTAAGGAAATAGTCGTCACACAAACTGAATGTGTCATCGTTattatggcttctttatatttatattatattgtccATTTCTCACGTTTGAGGGGTCATGGTGGCTTCACaccttcaattcaattcaattcaattcaagtttatttgtatagcgctttttacaatagacattgtctcaaagcagctttacagaacataaacatagagcagaaggtaaacataattaatgataaaggaaataacgaataataaaagaaatcagaattaacagaataaaaattctagattattattagatgtatatagttcacagtgtgtatgtatttattcccctatgagcaagtctgagatgactcaggcagcagtggcaaggaaaaactcccttaaattggtaaaggaagaaaccttgagaggaaccggactcaagggggaacccatcctcatatgggtgacactgggggtgtgattgtaatatacagtcaaacaaatgttatattggtgtgaggttcaaggacttctgatctcctgagtaccacagagtctaactggagatgtctcaggattcttagagtcggcctcggctcagtggatgtccaaaggcttcgtcccacagaggacgatgggagctggtacagtgtctggatgcctcgggatgggtacaaagagaaaagcagtggaaagggattaacatatctgccgttcataaaaatgcgctggtctgatgtactggtgcatgatattatgggatgtattatgtgtacgcctgactgaagagatgagtttttaatctacatttaaactgggaaagtgtgtctgagccccgaacactatcaggaagactattccaaagtttgggagctaaataagaaaatgctctaccacctttagtagacttagatattctgggaactaccagaagccctgagttttgtgatctcagagagcgtgaaggattgtaacgtgttagaagactagttagatacatgggagctaaaccattaagagccttgtacgtaagtagcagcagtttgtagtcaattctatacctaacaggtagccagtgtagagatgataaaattggggttatatggtcatactttcttgtcctagtgagaactctggcagctgcattttggactaactgtaacctatttattaaagatgcaggacaaccacctagtaatgcattgcaatagtccagtctagaggtcatggatgcatgaactagcttctcagcatcagatacagacaggatgtttctcagcttggcaatgtttctaaggtggaagaaggctgttttggtagtatgggcgatatgatttttaaaagacaagttactgtctaatataacaccgaggtctttcactgtccagctacttgtaatagtacatccctctaaatgggagttaagttgtgagagtttatgtgcactggtttttggacctatgagtagtatttcagtcttatcggagtttaacaatagaaagttgcagctcatccagtcttttatctctctaaggcactgagttaatttggatactgtggctatttcatctggttttgatgagatatataactgtgtgtcatcagcataacaatggaaactaatcccatgtcttctaataatgttccctaatggaagcatgtatatagagaaaagcagaggtcctagaactgatccttgagggaccccataattaactggtagtaaactggaggattcaccatttaattctacaaaatggtatcggtcagacaggtaggatctaa is part of the Tachysurus fulvidraco isolate hzauxx_2018 chromosome 12, HZAU_PFXX_2.0, whole genome shotgun sequence genome and encodes:
- the LOC113640510 gene encoding uncharacterized protein LOC113640510 isoform X2 produces the protein MANANPEQPEEFNIQQRTNSRGIDENYITGQHVSLERLKERMEVVIPQDHMMKYLMREIPPYPTPVVFGVSDVAHVTAETGYKGIMESEQFRPPNIEFLWWDLKIKEEEIRAAETGYMKTNFLKQALELTEQKPFLEKFTTSPIFQLEKSCYGNYRFTFPLTDLMKWYKEQNCGGEEPVLRMYETNTYKKEIEYTVLIHSPEDNERFREYPLIEASEWVRYQDGKIIWKAQAICKKHCYQFVSGEVQSPIPHVSYVWDQVSLVFHLPKPKALKIPTERLKEAIEECEFDWNRGLLKDKGWNAEWKQRRK
- the LOC113640510 gene encoding uncharacterized protein LOC113640510 isoform X3, which codes for MANANPVQEFNIQQRTNSRGIDENYITGQHVSLERLKERMEVVIPQDHMMKYLMREIPPYPTPVVFGVSDVAHVTAETGYKGIMESEQFRPPNIEFLWWDLKIKEEEIRAAETGYMKTNFLKQALELTEQKPFLEKFTTSPIFQLEKSCYGNYRFTFPLTDLMKWYKEQNCGGEEPVLRMYETNTYKKEIEYTVLIHSPEDNERFREYPLIEASEWVRYQDGKIIWKAQAICKKHCYQFVSGEVQSPIPHVSYVWDQVSLVFHLPKPKALKIPTERLKEAIEECEFDWNRGLLKDKGWNAEWKQRRK